A single region of the Legionella oakridgensis ATCC 33761 = DSM 21215 genome encodes:
- the gatB gene encoding Asp-tRNA(Asn)/Glu-tRNA(Gln) amidotransferase subunit GatB → MNWETVIGLEVHAQLKTQSKLFSAAATQYGAPPNSQTSFIDAGLPGVLPVLNREAVYMAIKFGVAIAAEINHFSYFERKNYFYPDLPKGYQISQYRRPILSHGHLAIMMPDSTSKTIIIERAHLEEDAGKSLHETHHDYTGIDLNRAGTPLLEIVTAPCLASAKEAVAYLKTLHQLLRFLDICDGNMQEGSFRCDVNISLRPAGSPVLGTRTELKNLNSFRFIEKAIIHEQLRHQDLLETGQTIVQETRLYSPESDSTYSMRSKESEKDYRYFPDPDLLPIAIDEQDLQKIKQTMPELPESIRLRLQHTYHFSEDDIDFVLSSPALVAFFDEVIGKTQASAKTLVNWLKGSYSAALKETGGSFSHPPVSSEQLACLLDRLDSNVISTKIAKDIFHRLLIENTTVDDLIAAENYQQIADQTLLDSLIRKVIETYPEQVASYRAGKTKLLAFFVGKIMQETQGKANPAQVNELLRQYLK, encoded by the coding sequence ATGAATTGGGAAACAGTCATAGGCCTTGAGGTACACGCGCAATTAAAGACTCAGTCAAAATTATTTTCCGCTGCCGCAACCCAATACGGTGCGCCACCTAATTCACAAACAAGTTTTATTGATGCCGGATTACCAGGCGTATTACCGGTATTAAACCGGGAAGCCGTGTATATGGCCATAAAATTTGGTGTGGCCATAGCCGCAGAAATTAATCATTTTTCTTATTTTGAGCGAAAAAATTACTTTTATCCGGACTTACCCAAAGGATATCAAATCAGTCAATATCGTCGTCCAATTCTCAGTCACGGACATCTGGCCATCATGATGCCAGATAGCACCTCAAAAACCATTATCATTGAAAGAGCGCATTTGGAAGAAGATGCCGGGAAATCCCTACACGAAACACATCATGATTACACTGGTATTGATTTAAACCGTGCCGGTACGCCTTTACTTGAAATTGTTACAGCGCCATGCCTTGCTTCTGCCAAAGAAGCCGTTGCCTATTTAAAAACCTTACATCAGTTATTGCGATTCTTAGACATTTGCGATGGTAATATGCAAGAAGGTTCGTTTCGTTGTGATGTTAACATTTCTTTGCGTCCCGCAGGCAGTCCTGTGCTTGGAACACGAACAGAACTTAAAAATCTAAACTCATTCCGTTTTATTGAAAAAGCAATCATTCATGAACAACTTCGTCATCAGGACTTGTTAGAAACAGGTCAAACGATCGTGCAGGAAACAAGGCTTTATTCACCGGAATCTGATAGCACTTATTCCATGCGCAGCAAAGAAAGCGAAAAAGACTATCGTTATTTCCCTGATCCGGATTTACTACCAATTGCCATTGATGAACAGGATTTGCAAAAAATTAAACAAACCATGCCTGAGTTACCGGAATCCATTCGTCTTCGTCTGCAGCATACCTATCATTTTTCCGAAGACGATATTGATTTTGTATTGTCCTCGCCCGCTTTGGTCGCCTTTTTTGATGAAGTTATAGGTAAAACACAAGCTTCAGCCAAGACCTTAGTTAATTGGCTAAAAGGAAGCTATTCTGCCGCATTAAAAGAAACAGGAGGATCCTTCAGTCACCCTCCCGTCAGCTCCGAACAATTGGCTTGTTTACTGGATCGCCTGGATAGTAATGTTATTTCTACAAAAATTGCCAAGGATATTTTTCACCGTCTCTTGATTGAAAACACAACCGTTGATGACCTTATTGCAGCCGAAAATTATCAACAAATTGCTGATCAAACACTGTTGGACTCGCTCATTCGCAAAGTCATAGAAACTTATCCAGAACAAGTTGCAAGCTATCGGGCTGGTAAAACCAAATTGCTTGCCTTTTTTGTGGGCAAGATTATGCAAGAAACACAGGGTAAGGCCAACCCGGCACAAGTCAATGAATTATTGCGTCAATACTTAAAATAA
- a CDS encoding c-type cytochrome codes for MYLLKKCGFLLLMMSVGTFIWAASHHPQDFLKEISGSKNEGEQIVHHFCSNCHDRKPLIALGAPRIGVETDWEPRVKQGLEVLFKHTDEGLNAMPARGGCFECSDQQLLKAILAMIPENEKEALLDTKKDHNKNN; via the coding sequence ATGTACCTGCTCAAAAAATGTGGATTTTTATTGCTAATGATGAGTGTGGGAACGTTCATATGGGCGGCCAGCCATCATCCGCAGGACTTTTTAAAAGAAATTTCTGGTTCAAAAAATGAAGGGGAGCAAATTGTTCACCACTTTTGCAGCAATTGCCATGACAGAAAACCTCTGATTGCACTAGGAGCCCCCCGTATTGGTGTTGAGACGGATTGGGAGCCGCGAGTTAAACAGGGACTTGAAGTATTATTTAAGCACACTGATGAGGGTTTAAACGCCATGCCTGCGCGCGGTGGATGCTTTGAATGCAGTGATCAGCAACTGCTGAAAGCCATCCTTGCAATGATTCCGGAAAATGAAAAAGAAGCGTTATTGGACACCAAAAAAGATCATAATAAAAACAATTAG
- a CDS encoding GIY-YIG nuclease family protein: MHTESCVYLLTNKHNNVLYTGVTHDLIRRVYEHKNKLVAGFTQKYNVDRLVYFEVCSGIVMAIEREKQIKGWSRKKKHDLINALNPEWNDLYPSLL; this comes from the coding sequence ATGCATACGGAGTCTTGCGTTTACCTTCTGACCAATAAACACAATAATGTTTTGTATACCGGTGTTACCCATGATTTGATACGCCGTGTTTATGAACACAAAAATAAACTGGTGGCTGGATTTACCCAAAAATACAATGTGGATCGGCTGGTTTATTTTGAAGTTTGTTCAGGCATCGTCATGGCTATTGAGCGAGAAAAACAAATCAAAGGGTGGTCTCGAAAAAAGAAGCATGATTTGATTAATGCATTGAATCCTGAATGGAACGATTTGTATCCATCGCTACTTTAA
- a CDS encoding L,D-transpeptidase, producing the protein MKHKLIVVPFCLSAVACAPTDPSTMVVDDAGYTHYTMHYTMDNKGSSYFPEKRPATGRKVFIFDPKATAWAAYDAQGNRVKTGSASGGKDFCEDVGRPCRTVTGTFRVYSKKGEECTSSIYPIETNGGAKMPYCMHFNGGYSIHGAYEVPNYNASHGCVRVLPSAAKWLNENFVDVGTTVIVKPYN; encoded by the coding sequence ATGAAACATAAACTCATCGTTGTACCTTTTTGTTTATCGGCAGTAGCTTGTGCACCAACGGACCCTTCCACGATGGTTGTGGATGATGCCGGCTACACTCATTACACCATGCATTACACCATGGATAATAAAGGGAGCAGTTATTTCCCTGAAAAACGCCCGGCGACCGGCAGAAAGGTGTTTATTTTTGACCCGAAAGCCACCGCCTGGGCAGCTTATGATGCTCAAGGAAATCGAGTGAAAACTGGAAGTGCATCAGGTGGAAAAGATTTCTGCGAAGATGTGGGGCGTCCTTGCCGTACAGTAACAGGTACTTTTAGAGTTTATTCAAAAAAAGGTGAGGAGTGTACTTCCAGCATTTATCCAATAGAAACAAATGGTGGCGCTAAAATGCCTTATTGCATGCATTTTAATGGCGGTTATTCAATTCATGGCGCGTATGAAGTACCTAATTATAACGCCAGCCATGGTTGCGTCAGAGTGTTACCCAGTGCGGCGAAATGGTTGAATGAAAATTTCGTCGACGTTGGTACGACCGTTATTGTCAAACCTTATAATTAA
- a CDS encoding ATP-binding protein, translated as MLKNSLDCIEETGKGDISIWLTRGNEEDNFNYLNIMDTAKGIYPKQAEKIFESFYSDRKGGTGVGLAYCKMLMKTAGGDIYCKGKFNQFAHFILKFPKID; from the coding sequence TTGTTAAAAAACAGCTTGGATTGCATCGAGGAAACAGGGAAAGGTGATATTTCTATTTGGTTAACTCGAGGAAATGAAGAGGATAATTTTAATTACCTGAATATCATGGATACGGCCAAAGGCATTTATCCAAAGCAAGCTGAGAAGATTTTTGAGTCATTTTACTCTGATCGTAAGGGAGGAACAGGAGTAGGGCTGGCTTATTGCAAGATGTTGATGAAAACAGCTGGTGGTGATATTTATTGTAAGGGAAAATTTAATCAATTTGCTCATTTTATTCTTAAATTTCCAAAAATAGATTGA
- a CDS encoding anthranilate synthase component I, with protein sequence MLHQVKTAGGVHVEYQQQPLSYANAIESLIERLDSHRGALFTSSFEYPGRYTCWDIGFYNPPLAITCRKNTLVLAALNQRGEVLLAILVHFLETSNEIEFLKKSARCCQLQVISGKKIFNEEERSRQPSIFTIVRHILALFKTEEESYLGLYGAFGYDLVFQFETVERSQERDDAQRDMVIYLPDEIFIVNHRKEEAFVRRYEFQFQGKTTQGLARAGDYVTYQPIQKPGRECDHGQGEYAQVVEKAKQHFACGNLFEVVPSQTFYLHAPEKPSAIFKRMRLVNPSPYGFFINLGEEEYLVGASPEMYVRVQGQRVETCPISGTIKRGADAIEDALNIQTLLQSEKECSELTMCTDVDRNDKSRICKPGTVRVIGRRQIEMYSRLIHTVDHVEGYLREEFDALDAFLTHMWVVTVTGAPKLWAMNFIEQHEKSPRKWYGGAVGWFNFNGDINTGLVLRTMRIQQGIAEIRVGATLLYDSDPQAEEQETRLKASAFIDLLRQANGHKQATTWLPSYGTGKKVLLIDHQDSFVHTLANYIRQTGAQVITVRSEHALGYLQQHSYDLVCLSPGPGKPEDFNLSQTIHAVLAAHTPLFGVCLGLQGIVEYFGGTLDVLDYPVHGKPSTMNILVEGGLFSGLDKSFVAGRYHSLYARLESIPDELEVTAVSQDGIVMAVSHKTLPVQAVQFHPETILSMPKQAGLKIINNLMEMVGNNAR encoded by the coding sequence ATGTTGCATCAAGTTAAAACGGCGGGGGGAGTTCATGTTGAATATCAACAGCAGCCACTTTCCTACGCAAATGCCATAGAATCGCTTATAGAACGTTTAGACTCTCATCGCGGAGCTTTGTTTACCTCAAGTTTTGAATACCCCGGACGTTATACATGTTGGGATATAGGTTTTTATAATCCACCTCTTGCCATCACCTGCCGTAAAAATACATTGGTGTTAGCGGCGCTAAATCAGCGAGGGGAAGTATTGCTTGCTATCTTGGTTCATTTTTTAGAAACCTCCAATGAGATAGAGTTTCTTAAAAAATCAGCCCGCTGCTGTCAATTGCAAGTCATATCAGGGAAAAAAATATTTAATGAAGAAGAGCGTAGTCGACAACCTTCGATATTTACCATCGTGCGTCATATTCTTGCTTTGTTTAAGACAGAGGAAGAATCGTATTTAGGGTTGTATGGTGCCTTTGGTTATGATTTGGTATTTCAGTTTGAAACGGTGGAGCGCTCTCAGGAACGTGATGACGCCCAACGGGATATGGTGATTTACTTGCCTGATGAGATTTTTATTGTGAATCATCGCAAGGAAGAAGCATTTGTCAGGCGTTATGAATTTCAATTTCAGGGTAAAACCACCCAGGGATTGGCGCGTGCGGGAGACTATGTTACTTATCAGCCCATACAAAAGCCTGGTAGAGAATGCGATCATGGGCAGGGAGAATATGCACAAGTGGTTGAAAAAGCCAAACAACACTTTGCCTGTGGTAATTTGTTTGAGGTGGTACCAAGCCAGACTTTTTACCTGCATGCTCCGGAAAAACCTTCTGCTATCTTTAAACGAATGCGTCTTGTCAATCCATCTCCTTATGGATTCTTTATTAATCTGGGTGAAGAGGAGTATTTAGTGGGGGCATCCCCAGAAATGTACGTGCGAGTGCAGGGGCAACGTGTGGAAACCTGTCCTATTTCTGGAACGATTAAGCGCGGAGCAGACGCGATAGAAGATGCATTAAATATCCAAACGCTTTTGCAGTCTGAAAAAGAATGTTCAGAGTTGACCATGTGTACGGATGTGGACAGAAATGACAAATCGCGCATTTGTAAGCCTGGAACGGTTCGTGTGATAGGGCGTCGCCAGATTGAAATGTATTCCCGCTTGATCCACACCGTTGATCATGTGGAGGGTTATTTACGCGAGGAATTTGACGCATTGGATGCCTTTTTAACGCACATGTGGGTTGTAACGGTGACAGGGGCACCAAAGCTTTGGGCTATGAATTTTATTGAGCAACATGAAAAATCGCCACGAAAATGGTATGGTGGGGCTGTGGGGTGGTTTAATTTTAATGGCGATATTAATACAGGTTTGGTATTAAGAACGATGCGTATTCAACAAGGGATTGCTGAAATTCGTGTGGGAGCGACGCTGCTATATGACTCCGATCCACAGGCAGAAGAACAGGAAACACGCCTGAAAGCTTCTGCGTTCATTGATTTATTACGTCAGGCCAATGGTCATAAACAGGCAACAACATGGTTACCATCTTATGGTACGGGGAAAAAAGTGCTGCTTATCGACCATCAGGATTCATTTGTACATACTTTGGCAAATTATATTCGTCAGACTGGAGCACAAGTCATTACAGTACGTAGTGAGCATGCACTCGGTTATTTGCAACAGCATTCCTATGATTTGGTGTGTTTATCCCCAGGGCCAGGAAAACCTGAAGACTTTAATTTGTCACAAACCATTCATGCCGTATTGGCAGCCCATACACCATTGTTTGGTGTTTGTTTAGGTTTACAAGGTATTGTTGAATATTTTGGTGGCACACTAGACGTGCTTGATTATCCTGTGCATGGTAAACCGTCTACTATGAATATTTTGGTTGAAGGTGGGCTGTTTAGCGGTCTGGATAAATCATTTGTTGCAGGGCGCTATCATTCTCTTTATGCACGGCTTGAGAGCATACCAGACGAGCTGGAAGTGACTGCGGTAAGCCAGGATGGTATTGTCATGGCAGTATCGCATAAGACATTACCTGTACAAGCGGTGCAATTTCACCCTGAAACTATTCTTTCAATGCCAAAACAGGCCGGTTTAAAAATCATCAATAACTTAATGGAAATGGTTGGAAACAATGCGCGATAA
- the gatA gene encoding Asp-tRNA(Asn)/Glu-tRNA(Gln) amidotransferase subunit GatA, whose protein sequence is MHTKSIRELSHALHHKELSSVELTQHYLKRIELNHSLNSFIHINEQHAISAAEMADKLLHTGNAKPLTGIPLAHKDIFCTQIMPTTCGSKMLANFQSPYQATIVQRLAAQGTVLIGKTNMDEFAMGSANENSYFGVVKNPWNQECVPGGSSGGSAAAVAASLVPFATGSDTGGSIRQPAAFCGISGLKPTYGLLSRFGMVAFASSLDQAGPMARSAEDLAFILQVLAGHDEKDSTSINKPIPDYIHALDTPFKPCRIGLPSCFFQPEVDADIQQAIMNAVDVFKKAGCEIIEVDLSLQSLWVPCYYVIACAEASSNLSRYDGIRFGYRTPKADNLFELITRSRNEGFGLEVKRRILTGTYVLSSGYFDDYYVQAQKVRRMIQEELLEVLTQVEIILGPTTPTCAFKLGEKVADPTQRYLADVFTVAANLAGLPGLSIPAGFNHEGLPIGLQLMGTHFSETRLLSLAHFYQRNTDWHQARPKESI, encoded by the coding sequence ATGCATACAAAATCAATACGCGAGCTCAGTCACGCTTTACATCATAAAGAATTGTCCAGCGTTGAACTAACGCAACATTATTTAAAGCGAATTGAATTAAATCATTCTTTAAATTCATTTATTCATATTAATGAGCAGCATGCCATTTCGGCGGCAGAAATGGCGGATAAATTGCTCCACACAGGCAACGCAAAACCGTTAACCGGTATTCCTTTGGCCCATAAAGATATTTTCTGCACGCAAATCATGCCCACGACCTGCGGTTCAAAAATGCTGGCAAATTTCCAATCACCTTATCAAGCCACTATCGTGCAACGTTTGGCAGCACAAGGGACGGTATTAATTGGCAAAACCAATATGGATGAATTTGCCATGGGATCAGCTAATGAAAACAGTTACTTTGGCGTCGTTAAAAATCCCTGGAACCAGGAATGCGTTCCTGGTGGCTCATCAGGGGGCTCAGCTGCAGCAGTAGCTGCCTCCCTCGTGCCATTTGCGACAGGCTCCGATACCGGCGGCTCCATTCGCCAACCCGCAGCCTTCTGCGGAATTTCTGGTTTAAAACCTACGTATGGATTATTGTCTCGCTTTGGTATGGTTGCCTTTGCTTCCAGCCTCGATCAAGCTGGACCAATGGCCCGTAGCGCCGAAGATCTTGCCTTTATCTTGCAAGTTCTTGCAGGGCATGATGAAAAAGATTCAACGTCAATCAATAAGCCGATACCCGACTACATCCATGCTTTGGATACGCCTTTTAAGCCCTGCCGTATTGGCCTGCCAAGTTGTTTTTTTCAACCTGAAGTGGATGCCGATATTCAACAAGCCATTATGAATGCTGTCGATGTCTTTAAAAAAGCTGGTTGTGAAATCATTGAGGTGGATCTTAGCTTACAATCCTTGTGGGTTCCTTGTTATTATGTCATCGCTTGTGCGGAAGCTTCTTCCAACTTATCACGTTATGATGGAATTCGCTTCGGTTATCGTACACCCAAGGCAGACAATCTCTTTGAATTAATTACCCGCTCGCGCAATGAAGGCTTTGGACTTGAAGTCAAGCGCCGTATCCTGACAGGAACTTATGTGCTTTCTTCCGGATATTTCGATGATTATTACGTGCAAGCACAGAAAGTAAGACGAATGATACAAGAAGAATTACTTGAGGTTTTAACCCAGGTTGAAATCATTCTTGGACCAACCACACCCACCTGCGCTTTTAAATTGGGTGAAAAAGTCGCTGATCCGACCCAGCGTTATTTGGCGGATGTATTTACCGTCGCCGCCAATTTGGCAGGTCTTCCCGGATTATCCATTCCAGCCGGCTTTAATCATGAGGGATTACCAATAGGCCTGCAACTGATGGGAACTCATTTCAGTGAAACACGCCTCTTAAGTCTGGCTCATTTTTATCAAAGAAATACCGACTGGCATCAGGCCAGACCAAAGGAGTCTATATGA
- a CDS encoding iron-containing redox enzyme family protein: MFNQAITSAWDNERKKYFAAVFYHLRGYFIDFMWYVANFTNDEEIKDIILKNIQEELGSKGRASHEQLYAQFAEECGVNIHDEIVNKTHYLLFARQFNQEHLRWLSQHDKHSHLAAFSAYERLDNIDYSLLTEFARSLNLSEKAMKFFKVHRYVKHFEPTVDQLAGIWQSSPETVQEAFNFIYSHQLEMWQTLSNTLTTYYPH; encoded by the coding sequence TTGTTTAATCAAGCCATTACATCGGCCTGGGATAACGAGCGAAAAAAGTACTTTGCTGCGGTATTTTACCATCTTCGAGGCTATTTCATTGATTTTATGTGGTATGTTGCCAATTTTACAAATGATGAAGAAATAAAAGATATTATTTTAAAAAATATTCAAGAAGAGCTTGGCTCAAAGGGCCGAGCTTCTCATGAACAACTATATGCACAATTTGCCGAAGAATGCGGCGTTAATATTCATGATGAAATTGTCAATAAAACCCATTACCTGCTTTTTGCCAGACAATTTAATCAAGAGCATCTTCGCTGGTTATCACAACATGATAAGCACTCACATTTAGCTGCATTCTCTGCTTATGAACGTCTGGATAACATTGATTATTCCTTGCTGACCGAGTTTGCTCGTTCCTTGAATTTATCTGAAAAAGCAATGAAATTCTTCAAAGTGCATAGATATGTTAAACATTTTGAGCCAACGGTCGACCAATTAGCAGGAATTTGGCAATCTTCCCCTGAAACAGTGCAAGAGGCATTTAATTTTATCTATTCACACCAACTTGAAATGTGGCAAACTCTTTCTAACACATTAACAACTTATTATCCACATTGA
- a CDS encoding DMT family transporter, whose protein sequence is MFSTEYRGSFYAILSGFLYGFIGYFGLSVMNAHVSVSNMLFWRFFISSIIMLFILLPHIKHITDSWGNILFAFFLGAALYSFSTMLYFYASQYIGSGLAMVIFFTYPVIVMLFNYFFYGQQMPRIYYLATIIILTGMALFIDMHEIKLDLIGIILGVISAFFYACYIVASKRSSISPNMSALMVSVGVMVTCLLLTWMDHSFFIPTSLSVWGNLIGIGIISTAIPILLLLYSLKYINSEKASILSVLEPVFVVIFGVILLGEELSLQHIAGIIIVLGGALITLFSHKIEINKMQPAND, encoded by the coding sequence ATGTTTTCCACAGAATACCGCGGTTCATTTTACGCCATTTTGTCTGGGTTTTTGTATGGCTTCATCGGCTACTTTGGATTAAGTGTGATGAATGCCCATGTTTCCGTGAGCAATATGCTGTTTTGGCGGTTTTTTATTTCAAGCATCATAATGTTGTTTATTTTACTGCCGCACATTAAACATATCACCGATTCCTGGGGTAATATTTTATTTGCATTCTTCTTGGGGGCTGCTTTATACAGTTTCTCTACCATGTTGTACTTTTATGCCAGTCAATACATTGGCTCAGGGTTGGCTATGGTTATCTTTTTTACTTACCCTGTCATTGTGATGTTATTTAATTATTTTTTTTACGGGCAGCAGATGCCTCGAATTTATTATTTGGCGACGATTATTATTCTTACTGGAATGGCGTTATTCATTGACATGCATGAGATAAAATTGGATTTAATAGGAATCATACTTGGGGTAATTTCCGCATTTTTCTATGCTTGTTATATTGTTGCCAGTAAACGCAGTTCTATTTCTCCTAATATGTCTGCCCTTATGGTATCTGTTGGTGTCATGGTGACTTGCTTGCTGTTGACCTGGATGGACCACAGCTTTTTTATACCCACGTCCTTGTCAGTATGGGGAAATTTAATTGGTATTGGCATTATCTCAACAGCAATTCCAATTTTATTGCTCTTATATAGTTTAAAATATATAAATTCGGAAAAAGCTTCTATATTATCAGTATTAGAACCTGTTTTTGTGGTTATTTTTGGCGTTATTCTGCTTGGTGAGGAACTTAGCCTTCAGCACATTGCGGGTATCATCATCGTGCTGGGAGGGGCATTGATTACCTTGTTTAGTCATAAAATTGAAATCAATAAAATGCAGCCTGCAAATGATTAA
- a CDS encoding HAMP domain-containing histidine kinase, giving the protein MPQDKKCEWYENIERGLAFFYHYLVKQTEATGQQINLFALVMMINFPLFGVIWRLDNPLSAEEFTFRIVATILCILLFSNRFWPSSWLKFLPIFWYITLLFCLPFFFSYLTFLHNASTIWLMNCVSAVFFLLLVTRVLDALTLLALGFSLAFFSYFYVAEHMMEYLPGDISLYSLATTFTAAIIIGALFARDREIMHDSRISGMRLLAGSLAHDLRTSLASIYLQAELQEMIVEKLNQSEVQRDLKKSLDKMIRGIEMGNQLISMQLNNIQHEKFDTKYFTIQPIKMLLEKTLKEYPLKEQQKLLIKTDLTDDFLYGLKKLLLKILSGIC; this is encoded by the coding sequence ATGCCTCAAGATAAAAAATGTGAATGGTATGAGAACATTGAAAGAGGGTTGGCTTTTTTTTATCATTATTTAGTGAAACAAACAGAAGCTACCGGCCAGCAAATTAATTTATTTGCTCTGGTGATGATGATCAATTTTCCTTTATTTGGTGTCATCTGGAGGCTGGATAATCCATTATCGGCTGAAGAATTTACTTTTCGTATTGTTGCCACTATCTTATGCATTCTGCTTTTTTCCAATCGTTTTTGGCCCTCTTCTTGGTTAAAGTTTCTTCCCATTTTCTGGTATATTACGCTTTTGTTTTGTTTACCATTCTTTTTTTCTTATTTAACGTTTCTGCATAATGCTTCTACCATTTGGTTGATGAATTGTGTTTCCGCCGTATTTTTTCTTTTATTAGTCACCCGAGTTCTTGATGCACTTACCTTATTGGCATTAGGATTTAGCCTGGCCTTTTTTAGTTATTTTTATGTTGCGGAACATATGATGGAGTACCTCCCAGGTGATATCTCATTGTATAGTTTGGCAACCACTTTTACTGCGGCTATTATCATCGGTGCTTTATTTGCCCGAGATAGAGAAATCATGCATGACAGTCGTATTTCGGGAATGCGCCTTTTGGCAGGCAGTCTGGCACATGATTTACGAACATCCCTTGCTAGTATTTACTTACAAGCTGAATTACAAGAAATGATTGTTGAAAAATTGAACCAATCGGAAGTGCAGCGGGATTTAAAAAAGAGTCTTGATAAAATGATTCGTGGCATTGAGATGGGTAATCAACTGATCAGCATGCAATTGAATAACATTCAACATGAAAAATTTGATACAAAATATTTCACGATTCAGCCGATTAAAATGTTATTAGAAAAAACGCTTAAGGAATATCCACTTAAGGAACAGCAAAAATTACTTATAAAAACAGATTTAACGGATGATTTTTTGTATGGATTGAAGAAGTTGCTTTTAAAAATCTTATCTGGAATTTGTTAA
- a CDS encoding TIGR00645 family protein, whose product MIERQSDIMEKDYVAQTVHLKNKNSNKLAQNISQLIFMGRWLQAPLYLGLMFILTAYVYRFVMELFHLMVHINSADNTQIMLGVLDLIDVVMIANLLIMVIMGGYETFVSRLNLDTHPDQPEWLDHLDAGAMKIKLALSLIGISSIHLLRTFIDPGKQGNDAVLWQVVIHLTLLVSALAIAYTNWLLCKTK is encoded by the coding sequence ATGATTGAGCGACAGTCAGACATCATGGAAAAAGATTACGTTGCGCAAACCGTGCATTTAAAAAATAAAAATTCAAATAAGCTCGCACAAAACATCAGTCAGCTGATATTTATGGGACGTTGGTTACAGGCGCCTTTATACCTTGGTTTGATGTTTATCTTGACAGCCTATGTATACCGTTTTGTGATGGAACTGTTTCATTTGATGGTTCATATCAATTCGGCGGATAATACTCAAATCATGCTGGGAGTTTTGGATCTTATTGATGTGGTCATGATTGCCAATTTATTGATTATGGTGATTATGGGAGGATATGAAACGTTTGTGTCGCGCCTTAATCTTGATACTCATCCTGATCAGCCTGAATGGTTGGATCATTTGGATGCAGGTGCCATGAAAATTAAACTGGCGCTCTCTTTAATTGGCATTTCCTCTATTCACTTGTTGCGAACCTTTATTGATCCAGGCAAACAAGGCAATGATGCTGTTTTGTGGCAAGTTGTGATTCATTTAACCTTGCTTGTATCAGCATTGGCTATTGCATATACCAACTGGTTATTATGTAAAACCAAATAA
- the gatC gene encoding Asp-tRNA(Asn)/Glu-tRNA(Gln) amidotransferase subunit GatC: MFTSKRELNQIAELACIELSHDSITQLTEDVGAIMNFVEQLRKIDTKNYSPMLHPLDLHQPLRNDEVKEENRVVQLENIAPLFNEGLYLVPKVIDIGK, from the coding sequence ATGTTCACATCAAAACGTGAGTTAAATCAAATTGCTGAATTAGCCTGTATTGAACTAAGCCATGACAGCATCACACAATTAACCGAAGATGTCGGTGCAATTATGAATTTTGTTGAACAATTACGTAAAATCGATACAAAAAATTATTCGCCGATGCTTCATCCTCTTGATCTGCATCAACCTTTAAGAAACGATGAAGTAAAAGAAGAAAATCGTGTTGTCCAATTGGAGAACATTGCTCCCTTATTTAATGAGGGACTCTATCTGGTTCCTAAAGTCATCGATATAGGAAAATAA